ttttattttatcaatttttttcttttaaattttattatttttaaagatttttttttaattttttcttttatatagtGCCATATGTCAACCTCAAcggttgacacgtgacaagCCGTTAAAATTTAGATAGAAAATCTAATAGAGGTACTAAAATGGGTTTTACTTATTACTCAGATACCacttataatataaataaaaattcatgtattaaatttaaaaatacttaaaactcaAGTTGCAATaacatatttaaccctaaaatttaaaGCGAAGTTATTGCTATTTGCAATCCTTTTGgcacaatatatttttttttagccggTCATGTAAATGTATTCGGAATTTTTTTTgtcacgaaaaaaaaaaggataaaagggAGACGGTGtcgtttttaactttttatgaCGATTTGCATTCATCACTCCCTTCAACCACTCTAAAGCGAAACATTCTCGGCGGAGCCAAAGTAGGGTAACTCACAGACACCGCAAAGACGATGTCGTTGAAGTCAGTGTTCGACGCCGGAGAAATCAGAGCGGAATTCGAAAAGGCCGGCATAAACCCTAGCTTCATCCCCCTCATATGGAAGCGCGTGATCGCCTCCAACACCGCCATCGAATGGGACCAAATCCCATCCCTACCCTCCGCCGCCTACCCTCTCCTCCACTCCAGATTCAAACCCCTCACCTCCTCTCTCCACTCCCTCCTCCACTCCTCCGACCTCCTCACATCCAAGCTCCTCATCAAGCTGAAGGTCCCTCTCTCTccataattgtaattttatttcatattcaccaaaaaaaaaagaaaagaaagaggttTCTGATctaatttgtttggtttttagaATGGGTCACTTGTGGAGGCCGTGATCATGAAGTACGACACGCGTTTGGGGACGTACAACGGCAAGCCCCGCCAGGGCGGGCCCAGGTCGACCCTGTGCGTTTCGTCCCAGGTGGGTTGCAAAATGGGCTGCAAGTTCTGCGCCACGGGGACCATGGGTTTTAAGTCCAATCTCTCATCCGGAGAGATCGTCGAGCAGTTGGTTCTCGCTTCTCGTGTCTCGCCTATACGCAATGTCGTTTTCATGGTAACCATCTTTTCGTGTGTATTTTTGAATTTAGTTCTTCGTGGCTTTGGTAATTCTGTTTGGTTGTGTGGTTTAGGGAATGGGGGAACCGTTGAATAACTATACGGCGTTGGTAGAAGCAATTCGTGTGATGACAGGACCGCCGTTTCATTTGTCGCCGAAGAGAATTACGGTCTCTACGGTAATGCGTTCCccacaaacttaaaaaaaaatactcattttgatattttatgaaGCACATTTTCGCAAATTTCAACCGTTGTTTCCAAATTAAATGGTCGAGATTTTTTCAAGTATTGGCATTTATGACGTTACTAATTtactttacttttttatatttaaaaagtaatgaaTGCTAATCTGATAAATTccaataatttaatttgaaa
The sequence above is drawn from the Alnus glutinosa chromosome 11, dhAlnGlut1.1, whole genome shotgun sequence genome and encodes:
- the LOC133882739 gene encoding uncharacterized protein LOC133882739, with the translated sequence MSLKSVFDAGEIRAEFEKAGINPSFIPLIWKRVIASNTAIEWDQIPSLPSAAYPLLHSRFKPLTSSLHSLLHSSDLLTSKLLIKLKNGSLVEAVIMKYDTRLGTYNGKPRQGGPRSTLCVSSQVGCKMGCKFCATGTMGFKSNLSSGEIVEQLVLASRVSPIRNVVFMGMGEPLNNYTALVEAIRVMTGPPFHLSPKRITVSTVGIIHAINKLHNDLPGLNLAVSLHAPVQDIRCQIMPAARAFPLEKLMDTLKEYQKNSQQTIFIEYIMLDGVNDEEQHVHQLGKLLETFQVVVNLIPFNPIGTLSQFKTSCDQRVSRFQKILRGTYNIRTTVRKQMGQDISGACGQLVVNQPDKRSIENASLLTDIEDLHL